The genomic segment AGGTAAGACGACCATCATTGTCAGTCAGGCACTGCTGATCATCTCGACGCTCTCCAATAATCTCGCGGATGCAGTTCTACCTGTGGCAGGTACTTTTATTTGCTTTTACCTGCTCTTTCAGCCAAAACTGGCCTCCATTGCCGATATCTCCACCTCAATTTTGGGTCTGTTCTACGGCGGCTATCTTCCGAGCTACTGGGTCAGAATCCGAGCCATCGATAGCGCCGGCACAAGCAACTTGGCTCTCAACGGCTTTTGGCCTGCTGATTGGGGACATTTCAGTGCTTTACCCACGGGTTTGGCCATTACCTTACTCGCCTTTGGATGTATCTGGGCGGCTGACATCGGGGCTTACACGATGGGCCGCCTCTTTGGTCGCACACAGTTGTCGAATATTAGTCCTAAGAAAACGGTTGAAGGTGCGGTCTTTGGCGTTGCAGGAAGTGTGGCCGTCGCGCTCCTGGGATCTTGGTCCTTGGGCTGGCCGCTCTGGTCGATTACGGGGACTGCCTTGGGGCTGTTAATTGGCGCTACGAGTCTACTGGGTGACCTGACTGAATCAATGATGAAACGCGATGCAGGCGTAAAAGATTCTGGACAATTGATTCCCGGCCACGGCGGTATCTTAGATCGCGCCGATAGCTACGTTTTTACTGCACCGCTGGTCTATTACTTCGTGGTTCTTTTACTCCCGTTGTTCTCAAGCTAGATGTTGTCAATAAGATGAATTGGCTTTGGAGAGAGCTTCACTATCTATTTGAAACTGATGATGGTTCGTTACCAGAGGTCTTGGTCAACTATTTCAAAACAGAATCTGTAGCAGTTGGCTACACATTACTACGCCAGCGCACCTCGGAGGTCATAACTGAGGCTCCATACTTTTGGTCAAATGCTCAAAACGAGGAGAAGCCTCTAGATTCAGTCAATAACCCAGCTGCACTTGTTACAACAGGCGCAGCTGCACCCTTTTGCGTTGTCTTTGGCGGTATACATTCTCAGGGAATAATACTTCCAGATCTTGGTGTGTTTGTTTGCCCTAGTTGCCTTGCTCTTTATTATCGTATGGGTTCTGAATGGGGGCCAGAGTCTCTAGAAGCCTTCTTTCGACTTCTTTTTGAACTCACTACAATCGATCCAGAGACTAGGCTTTCTCTTGAAGAGGGTGTTTGTCCTGATATCGCGGCCCATTTCCAGCAGTGCTGGCAGTATTGGCTTGCAGAGTAGAGCATTTATCAAATTGCTAATCTAATGGAGCTCCCAAAACATATACCCCTTGTCCT from the Acaryochloris thomasi RCC1774 genome contains:
- a CDS encoding phosphatidate cytidylyltransferase — its product is MPWTRIFSGIIAIILALGGTILGGWYFTAGLAILVYLAQLEYFQLVRAKGILPAGKTTIIVSQALLIISTLSNNLADAVLPVAGTFICFYLLFQPKLASIADISTSILGLFYGGYLPSYWVRIRAIDSAGTSNLALNGFWPADWGHFSALPTGLAITLLAFGCIWAADIGAYTMGRLFGRTQLSNISPKKTVEGAVFGVAGSVAVALLGSWSLGWPLWSITGTALGLLIGATSLLGDLTESMMKRDAGVKDSGQLIPGHGGILDRADSYVFTAPLVYYFVVLLLPLFSS